acactcacctaaaggattattaggaacaacatactaatactgtgtttgaccccctttcaccttcagaactgccttaattctacgtggcattgattgaacaaggtgctgaatgcattctttagaaatgttggcccatatttataggatagcatcttgcagttgatggagatttgtgggacgcacatccagggcacgaagctcccgttccaccacatcccaaagatgctctattgggttgagctctggtgactgtgggggccatttcagtacagtgaactcattgtcatgttcaagaaaccaatttgaaatgattcaggggtgtgacatggtgcattatcctgctggaagtagccatcagaggatgggtacatggtggtcataaagggatggacatggtcagaaacaatgctcagggaggctgtggcattttaacgatgcccaattggcactaaggggcctaaagtgtgccaagaaaacatcccccacaccattacaccaccaccaccagcttgcacagtggtaacaaggcatgatggatccatgttctcattctgtttatgccaaattctgactctaccatctgaatgtctcaacagaaatcgagactcatcagaccaggcaacattcttccagtcttcaactgtccaattttggtgagctcgtgcaaattgtagcctcttttcctatttgtagtggagatgagtggtacccggtggggtcttctgctgttgtagcccatccgcatcaaggttgtgcgtgttgtggcttcacaagtgctttgctgcataccttggttgtaacgagtggttatttcagtcaaagttgctcttttatcagcttgaatcagtcggcccattctcctctgacctctagcatcaacaaggcattttcgcccacaggactgcagcatactggatgtttttcccttttcacaccattctttgtaaaccctagaaatggttgtgcgtgaaaatcccagtaactgagcagattttgaaatactcagaccagcccgtctggcaccaacaaacatgccacgctcaaaattgcttaaatcacctttctttcccattctgacattccatttggagttcaggagattgtcttgaccaggaccacacccctaaatgcattgaagcaactgccatgtgattggttgattagataattgcattaatgagaaattgaacaggagtGTATGTCCACTATGCCTGCCATAGAATgcgcaagcaagcaagtttatttatattgcacaattgaatgtgctttacaaagaaaaaatataaaaatacaatagcctatgaacaaataatcaaatgaaaacattttaaaaaatcatactaataaaacatagaataagaaaatagaaataaaataaaaatgggataaaaacataggaagatATAAAAGCTGTAAAGCTAAACAGTGCATGTAAGtataagtgctcagtcataaaCACTTGAAGGGTTttaaacctggatttaaaaatgtatacatttggggcacatctaagaacTTCTGGTATTTTAttccagctgtgtgcagcataacAGCTAAACGctgcttgaccatgtttagtttggactttGGACTCTATaaactgacctgtgttcatggatctaagagccctgttcAGTTTATAGTCTTCAAACAAGATAtatagaaaatattaatatacatggaaaatacatagaaaaagatACATAGAAAAGATTAATTTGTTCCATCTTAAATCATGTCCATCCAGTCTCCCAGCATCAAACTGGTGCAGTAACCCCACACTGTGGCCAGAGGTGTCCTACCCGGACAACTTACTGagtctccaggtaagcaaattACCATTGGGATAATTTACTTTTCATTCCTGCTCTAAAAATTGTATGCTAGCTAGCAATAGCAATGTGATCTGAAAACGGGCCTAGCTAGCTACGTTTGCCCAGTCTGCAGCTAATATGTTGAGAAGATTACATTGACAGCagtacagcatgacaacaaagGTAATAGGTGCAAAACAGAATGGCAAGAGGGACAAACAACCAATTACACAGCAGCTCTTCGGCATAACAAACATTATTAATTCAATGCCTATGCCAATTGGCGTTTCAGTTTGTACAgtaagtaaaatataaaagccattttgaaagctacaccctcctccttccatgacttttcctaaataggcgtatattacattgttccgttgtcagaattataaactcacaaactgaaaactatttagagaataTTTACCAGTTTTTACCCTGTGTTCCTACTTCATCCGCCAAAGGCACACGCCACTTGGCGTTTGAACCAAGGTACttatcacccctcactgaatgaatGACATCAGTGGATGAATGGGTGATTCTCTCAGATAAAAGATCAGAGGCCTGGCTGAatgtaaattaaatacaaaCTCCTCGaaaattctacaaatgtatcacGCCACTGTTTTTTAATAGGagacaaacaaaatatcaaacatcaTTGGTCTATGAATTTCactgaaacaatatattttgttatgtaggctactgtaaataaTTATTGGAAATTGTTTACATGCACAGTATTAACGTGTGCAACATGTGGCTTTTATTATTGCTATGTTCTATAATAATTAAAGTTTTCCCTATTCAGTCACATAAATTATCTAATGAAATGCATCAGTGTCCAGAATAAATTGACAGTTTTGcatatttcaaaaaaagttatttagaaGTTGTCTTGGCCAACATTGGATGCTGAcagatagctagctacagacAGCACAGTACTGAAGTAGTGAGTACTATTACGTACtaacattcacaaacaaaatTTGAATGTTCATCTCCAATTATAAGTTTGAACTATAGTTACAGTGTATATGCCATTAGTAATTAGTTAGCTATCTTACCTATACTTACATGGCtaacttacagtggatataaaaagtctacacacccctgactgaaaatgaacatttccatgccagaaacagttgaaATATCCATATACAGTgttagttaaggcttactataacgtaactactgtatgttgtagccagaaaatgtatttgcctaTCATGATTCAAAACGCTGGCACGGATGAGTActttcgaaaatccaccagaagcagtcgcaatataaccataaactgttttatttcaggcctACTAtagtgtacagtggatataaaaagtctacacacccctgttaaaatgacatatttttgtaatgtaaaagaatgagacaaagataaatcatgtcagaacttgttccacttttaatgtgacctataatgtgaataattcatttgaaaaatatttgaaaaacctTCGAAGggggacattttttaaataaaaaccttaacctggtggcataagtgtgcacatcctccaatcacattcaaactcatgttaaatagaagttattacacacctgccatcatttaaagtgactctgattaatcacaaatatagttcagctgttctagtaggattttcctgacattttcttagttgcctctcagagcaaaagccatgctcccaaagcatcacagggatctcattgttgaaagatatcagtcaggagaagggtacaaaagaatttccaaagcattagatatacgaAAAACACGTGGGAAATGCgttatggtttgatgaaacctaggttaaactttttggccataattccaaaaggtatgtttggcgcaaaaaccacattgcacatcacccaaagaacaccatacccacagtgaagcatagtggtggcagcatcatgctttgtggCTGTTATTCTTCATCTGGAatcagggccttagtcagggtggagggaattatgaacagttccaaataccaggcaattttggcacaaaaccttcaggcgtccgttagacagttgaagaatttcacctttcagcatgtcaacgaaccaaagcacacatccaaattcacaaaagcatggctttgcCAGAAGAAGATTagcgttttggaatggcccagccataGCCCaaatctgaatccaattgaacatctgtggggtgatctgaagatggctgtgcacaggagatgtcctcgcaatctgacagatttggagcgcttttgcaaagtagagtgggcaaatattgccaagtcaagatgcgccatgctaatagactcctacccaaaaagactgaatactgttataaaatcaaaaggtgcttcaacaaagtattagtttaagggtgtgcacacttatgcaaccaggttattgtgagttctttattttccccctcaaaaagtagattttctgttgaattgttcacgttgaaggtcacattaaaggtggaaaaacctctgacatgatttatctttgtctcattcttttacattacaagaacctggcattttaacaggggtgtgtagaatttttctatccactgtatatttcaatattttaacaCGTAATaatcaatattaaaatatatgacatgcattggtattatgatattgtgagaagcgcaggttatatatttcatgaacatattcagAGCCCATATGTAATtatatgttgagaaatcctctacatttatgtgcatatatgttttgcatgagCTTTCCGTGTGGGTATCATGGATGGTTGGAAAAAATTACTCTATATCCATTCCGAACTAACTTTTGGTGAATCTTTGGACAAATATGATAACTTTTTAGACTAACTTTCCCTTTCAAAAGATCTTACAAAGCATTGAATTTGACTTGCAAGAACCCTGGACCTTGTCAGAATCTTGAAACTGAAATGCTGTCACATGACCTGAAGTACATGGGGATGAATTCTTATTCAGATTTACATTCTGCCTGTGAAACCATAATATTTGTCTTGATGAGCGTATCTACCTATAAATTCAATATGAACGTGTACTACACAGATACGGTGGCCCGGAGGTGACATCCtattacagacacaccaggTATAATAGAAGAGGTGGTGTCAGAGCCCGGACTACAAGTTGGTCTTCAGTCCAACATACATCATCACACTACTGTGGTAAGACCAGGTAagacacattttacacagtataTAGTTCTACCATGTAAGACTTTGTACTGTTTTGTGGGTTCATCAGGTAGTAGTTTATTTGAAGTAGGGAACATAAAGGCAACATCATTATGTTTTCTATCATTCATTTgatatctgtaaaagcactttgtgacagctcaTGTAGAAAGTgcttcatatttattttttagatgattaATTGATTCTGATAttgaaactgttttttttaaatgatcatgAACATAATTTTTTCATAATATCATTTTTATGAATGATTTCTCCTTTAAATATTGTTCTTGCATTGCAATTGAGATTTTCAACTTATTATCAACTAGATTTCATGTAAAAgtatatagtatgcaagtagtatatagtatgcaagtagTATATAGTATGTAAGTAGAATATAGTATGCAAGTAGAGAATGCACCGTCTCACCTCTGAAAGTACTTTCCTCATCTTATTAACCAAtgaatttagagaccactgcacctttttctgtcctttccaaaaaagttgaaaaggaacattttgtgaggaaaagaagcattcaatttgcagtggtctcttaattttaaccttctgtttctcactcaaatcattccttttcgacttctttggaaaggaaagaataattTGCAGAGCTgtacatatattatttttataatttaatgaTTGAACTAAAATAATTGCCTTGGCATTATTGATGTATACATTATAATCTACTCTACAAAAGCTTTAAAGTAGACTATGATTACCTTTATgtgatgtattcatttattaatgatGCATAATGGATTGGTGTATTTTCATGCTTATTACCAGCCAAAGATACCTGTTAATAACACCACCAGTCAGGATGACGTCTCTGCCCTCTGACCTTAGCCTGACAGAgaacatcaccaccatcatccgaCCCCCTTACTTCTACATCAGTGGATTCACAGGGATCCCCCACATGAAGTACTACTATGTCTTCCTCTGTTTTGTATACATCATGTCTCTGGTTAGTCCATAGCTTTGGTCAAGTGGTTAATACCATTTCTGGGATCAACAGTACATTCAGGATTTAAAATACGTGTGTATTGGTTCTAGATCGGCAATACCTTCGTCATGTTTGTCATCTCCATGGACCGCAGCCTCCACAGGTAATTAGTTCTCTTATCCTGAGTAGCTCTTCTGTAAAGAAGATGCCATGTCCAATGAGAGGCTTGTGGATTTAAATACCCAAAAGTGGCCTGAGGTTTCTAATTTCATTGAATGTGAGAATGTGATCCACTAACACTGTACAGCATAATGCTGTCTATATTGGGTAATCCATCCAACTTTTTATTACATGCATAGTACACAATGCTAATGTATCACAGTGTATGTATATGTTATAACATATGTGACCTTTTTCCGCATGTTATAGAAGAAATTACAAAACCCACACTGCAACGCTCTCTGTAGACAAGTGGATGGAAAGCATTAGTAAACATAATACAAAGTAAATGTCTGCATGTGATATACTGTCGTTAATTATGAAATTGCTAAACCAAACTTCACTGTCAGTTTAAGACTGACCATGTACTTAGAAATggtaatgaaatatatattttgtgacAATATTAATGGATGGATGTGTTCTAGACAAGTATGCCCATACCATTAGATGATAAGCCCACCAGGAGTGCAGGTAATTGTTTTAAAGGCATTATGAAATGTGATAGTGTTTTACCTCCCATCTCCACTCCAGTTCAATCGTGGTCtagcaacatattttacataataatatatatagtaGGCATTCCCCAAATGTTATGATGTGTTTCTGCGGTCGGATTCATGTCAATCAATGTAAGATGATTCTATAGGtattaatttaaacaacaattCCCCATCGTAAAAATGAAGTCATATGCTTTCCTTACAGCCCCAAGTACATCGCAGTGTTCAACCTGGCCCTCACAGATGTATGTGGGACAACTGCTCTGGTCCCCAATCTCCTGGATATGTTCCTGTTCGGCAGACAGTACATCTCCTACGACCAATGCCTCGCCAATTATTTCTTTGtcgtcatcttcctcttcatgcAGTCCTTCAATCTCATCATTCTCTCCTATGACAGACTGGTGGCCATCTGCCGGCCACTCAGGTCTCAGATGACAAATCAAATAATTACATCTAATTCAATTCAGTATATTTTGATAATTACCTCCTACAGGATTAACAaagtactgtattttaaatgaaacatatttactgaatatttaaaaacacattttcctaccTCATGGATGAACTAAATCTATTGTTATTAAGGATAAAATATTGACTCAATCCAGTCAAATGAGAATGTGCTATGGCAATTCACTCTGGATAGGACCAACAGTTTATTTCCTCTGTCCATACAGGTACCACGTGTTAGTGAGTCACAGATTCATGTTTCAGCTGACCGGTGCTGCCTGGGTGTTCgctgtgttcattgtgttattCCCTTTGAGTTTCATCACCCGCCTCTCCTTCTGTGGGTAAGTATCCCGGCGGCTAATTAGGGTCTGTAAACAAATAGATACCGGTTTGAAACTCAGACCGGTACTGGGATACCAAACTTAGGATAAGACACATACCTGTTCCTTCTAACATGTAGGCATTAACGGAGACCCTGAGGTGACTcgaagaagaaaacaaaaacattggatcattttatgattattaatttgttcattgaaaatatatttgcataatttcaaaatgaaaCTCAGGGATCATTATTTCTACATGTCAACCTGGGGCTCAGTTAACAGTAACATTTCCATTGTCTTGTATTGTAGGTCTGTGGTGATCAACAGCTACTTCTGTGACCATTATCCTCTGTACAGTCTGGCAGCCCCCTGTTCTGACGTGCTCCCTAACCGTGTGTTGTCACACCTCATCCCTTGTATTGTCTTCTATATTCCCATGATCTTCATCATAGCATCTTACATCTGTATCACCCACGCCCTCTTCACCATTACACTTCCCAAGGACAGGTGAGATGGAGTACTGATCCGTGCTATCTGCCTGTATTTACTTTACTGGTACATTTTCTTCACATATGAGAAAATATTATCCCCTACCTTTCAGGAAACTTGATTAAACCTGACtaaatcatacattttaaaccatTGTAGCTGTGGTTATATTGAAGCTCAGATCTAGCTGATATCAAGTTCAAAAgacaatgacaaacaaaataaattaaattgacAAATAACGTTGATTCTGTTAAATCATATGGTAACTTTATAGGTAAAACTATAATTATTTATACCTAGTgaaagctatttaaaaaaagttgagaattattgtatatttttagaAGAATCTTCACATTATTAGAATAGCAAGACAAAGGATCACACATACCTGTTGTTAAAACCAGAGTTCAAGAGGTCTATCCTTTCTATTCTGAACCGTGCTCAAGTCCCTAATGAAGagaaacacccccacaccaGGATGCTGCCACAACATTACTTTACTGtaggcatggtgttctttgggtggaaAGATTTATTGGGTTTTTGCTAGACACTGTTTTGCATTCAGGCCAATAAActacattttggtctcatctgacctgtaTTTTGGGCATGTGACCCACTGACCAGTCTTTGCCATAAAGGCCTGAAGCTTCTTCAAAGTTTGCTTCTTGTTagcctctctgatcagtctcctcATTGCCCGGTCATCCAGAGTGGTTCGAAGGCCAGATGGCACCACCGGTCGTTTACAGAAGCCCATTTTtgcattgcattgtgggatcgttgacgtgctgtacgcttcCTGCTgttttttcgaatttactctatataaactaattggtcaaattctactttaagagtttaccaatgccatatttttcatctgttgacctcttaccgaactttactacaccgggaatctttttggacataatttagaaatagaaaaaactgcgtctgtgccaccaggaagaaatgatagtgttgttagccccccggcacaacttctgcagccgggcaagaactttctcttggtcgccgggaagaaatgccgtcgaccagttaaacctgagttgttgctaaatccaactgagactttgaacaggttttccccactggagtcagagtcaagacccgagccgtcttcggaggggaatgatcggcaggcatgttctaccagtGGCCTGGAAAAACGTAAAACtgtagtcatcggcgattccattacccgcagtattagactaaagaatcagccagcgatcgtacactgtttaccggggggcagagccaccgacgtagccgcatctggggttggtgctagcaaagtctaaaactggcaagtatagagagtacaaaGATATTGtcattcacgttggcaccaacgatgttaggatgaaaatgatgtgtcggcatcgagtaattgtctctggccccctcccagctaggggtagtgacgagctctacagcagacttgcgcaactcaattgctgggtgaaaacagagttctgccagtcgcaggaggtagagtttgtagataactcgctatctttttgggactctcccagaaatatgGCAAGggctgatctgctgaggagcgacggactccatcctagctggagtggtgctcttcttttatctaggaacattgacaggagtcgcACTCacatagcctcaccatgagatagggtgcaggtcaggccgctgAGAAaagttccaggctgagaaaagttaaacaatgcagtgctaacaaaaacaaccttattaagataaagccttcctccacctcggtcacaaataaaaatgtctgtatcaccttgcatctcaaaatgggacacCTAAATgatagatcccttgctccaaaggcatttgcagtaaatgaataaatctctgatcataaactagatgttattggtttatgtgaaacgtggctaaagcctgatgaattcactgccctaaatgaggcctctcctcctggctgtaATAGTGATCTTATCCCTTGTGCATCCCAAAAAGGATGGGGTGTTgttaatatttatgacagtaaatatacatttactctcaaacacatcactgattttcattattttgaagttttactcatgaaagtttaCCAGTCCGATAAAtagttttacatagctactatttacaggccccccgggccatacacaatgttcctcaatgagtttctagaattcttgtctaaccttatagtcatggcagatagtattcacatttttggcgatttcaatattcatattgaAAAGTctaatgatcctcttcaaaaagccttttaaGCCATAATTTACTcaatgtctcaggtccaacacactgccataatcacaccttagatttagtcctgtcacgagaaatagatattgtagatctaataatatCCCCCCAAAATCCTTGATTATCGGGTCACTGTCttactgtcagctagacccgattccaacaaaattacttaaggagctatttcctgtgctaggtcagccaatattgaacataataaattactCCCTTTCCTTCGGATGTGttccaaactcactaaaaatagctgaaattaagcctcttgtaaaaaaatctaatctggatcccaacCTATTAAACAATTAgaggccaatatcaaacctcccaTTCCGCTAAAaattcttagaaaaatgtgtttcccaacaactgaatgccttcctggagacaaataacatttatgaaatgctccagtccagtttcagaccccatcatagtactgagactgcactcgtgaaggtaacaaatgaccttctaatggcctcagacaaaggttccgcatccatcctgttgcttcttgatcttagtgctggttttgacactattgatcactcccttctcttagagagactggaaacccatactgggctacgtggacatgttctagcctggtttaaatcttatttatctgaaatatatcagtttgttagtgtggatggcatatcctctgacaagtcaaaggtatgtttgggtGTTCCTCAAGGTGTTcctcactgttatgctgatgacacacagttatatatttcaatgaagcatggagaagccccagaATTAGCTACATTGggagcatgcgtttcagatattaggaagtggatgacagagaacttcttgctcataaatttaagaaaaacagaaattccCGTTTTAAGACCCAAGAAACAACGAGGGTTCTTAGCAGAtttcactgtgaacctcgacggctgcatagtcgtatcccaaaaaactgtaagaaaccttggcattacccttgaccctgacctctcctttgatgaacatataaaatatgtctcaagagttgcttattttcatctttgaaacattgcaaaaaacaaaaactgatgcagaaaatcTAATCcattgtcacggtcgtggggtggaaaggacagaggcgcagactgaaggtcacaagggtaatccatgttttattcaaacaaaagaaagaaggactccaacaaaacaaaaaggcagcaaccagtgacgtgggtattccttacacaggacaaacaaaaccaaaatgaaccacgccttggggcctacaaactaaacttaaatagggtccccaattggaggcaatgactaacacctgcctccaattggggaaaccaaaaaaaggagtagaggtggctaaaggccacctcctgtcctgtcctggctatgccccgagcccagcgcagagatggctaggggcacagccaggacgtgacagtacccccccccaaaggtgcgggctcccgaccgcaagaccgggacgaccacacccggaccggcggaggctcagcgcccggagccgccggcacaggccggggaggcggagctgcagggacaggccagggaggcagagggtcaggagacgggagagccggcggagggacaggagccggcaggagagccggcggcgggtcgacagccggcggaggaacaggagccgggggagccggcagagggtcgagagccggcggaggagcaggagccgggggagccggcggagggtcgacagccggcggaggagcaggagccgggggagccggtggaggaataggagacggggaaaccggcggagggtcaggagccggcggaagagccggcggaggagcaggagacgggggagccggcgggggaataggagccggcggaggagcaggagccgggggaggcggcggagggtccggagccggcggaagagccggcggaggagcaggagatggggaaaccggcggagggtcaggagccggcggaagagccggcggaggagtaggagccggcggaggagcaggagacgggggagccggcgggggaataggagccggcggaggagcaggagccggggaagccggcggagggtccggagccggggaagccggcggagggtccggagccggcggaagagccggcggtgGAGTAGGAgtcgggggagccggcggaggaataggagacgggggagccggcggagggtcaggagcctgcggaagagccggcggaggagtaggagacggggaaaccggtggagggtcaggagccggcggaagagccggcggaggagtaggtgccggcggaggagcaggagccggtggaggagcaagagctgggggagccggcggagggtccggagccggcggaagggccggcggaagagccggcggagggtccggagccggcggaagagccggcagaggaataggagacgggggagccggcgggggaataggagccggtggaggagcaggagccgggggagccggcggagggtccggagccggcgggagagccggcggaggagtaggagccgggggagccggcggaggaataggagacaggggagccggtggaggaacaggagccggcagaggaataggagacgggggagccggcggaggaataggagccggcggcaggtcggcagccggcagaggagcaggagacgggggagccggcggaggaataggagccggcggcaggtcggcagccggcggaggagcaggagccgggacaggcgagggcgccgctgaggccgggacaggagcctgcggaagagccggcggaggagtaggagacggggaaaccggtggagggtcaggagccggcggaagagccggcggaggagtaggtgccggcggaggagcaggagccggtggaggagcaagagctgggggagccggcggagggtccggagccggcggaagggccggcggaagagccggcggagggtccggagccggcggaagagccggcagaggaataggagacgggggagccggcgggggaataggagccggtggaggagcaggagccgggggagccggcggagggtccggagccggcgggagagccggcggaggagtaggagccgggggagccggcggaggaataggagacaggggagccggtggaggaacaggagccggcagaggaataggagacgggggagccggcggaggaataggagccggcggcaggtcggcagccggcagaggagcaggagacgggggagccggcggaggaataggagccggcggcaggtcggcagccggcggaggagca
This genomic window from Esox lucius isolate fEsoLuc1 chromosome 7, fEsoLuc1.pri, whole genome shotgun sequence contains:
- the LOC105007286 gene encoding olfactory receptor 2AT4-like — encoded protein: MTSLPSDLSLTENITTIIRPPYFYISGFTGIPHMKYYYVFLCFVYIMSLIGNTFVMFVISMDRSLHSPKYIAVFNLALTDVCGTTALVPNLLDMFLFGRQYISYDQCLANYFFVVIFLFMQSFNLIILSYDRLVAICRPLRYHVLVSHRFMFQLTGAAWVFAVFIVLFPLSFITRLSFCGSVVINSYFCDHYPLYSLAAPCSDVLPNRVLSHLIPCIVFYIPMIFIIASYICITHALFTITLPKDRHRAIKTCTSHLILVAIYYLPSNITYLFVFFIPSNIRIINLSLTSVLPPMLNPIIYVLKTEEFKVSAKKLIRRGAQRAVGPLMFT